A genomic segment from Panthera tigris isolate Pti1 chromosome A1, P.tigris_Pti1_mat1.1, whole genome shotgun sequence encodes:
- the HINT1 gene encoding histidine triad nucleotide-binding protein 1: protein MADEIAKAQAARPGGDTIFGKIIRKEIPAKIIFEDDQCLAFHDISPQAPTHFLVIPKKHISQISVAEDDDESLLGHLMIVGKKCAADLGLKKGYRMVVNEGSDGGQSVYHVHLHVLGGRQMNWPPG, encoded by the exons ATGGCTGATGAGATCGCCAAGGCTCAGGCCGCCCGGCCTGGTGGCGACACGATCTTCGGAAAGATCATTCGCAAGGAAATCCCAGCCAAAATCATTTTTGAGGATGACCAG TGTCTTGCTTTCCATGACATTTCTCCTCAAGCACCAACACATTTTCTGGTGATACCCAAGAAACATATATCCCAGATTTCTGTAGCAGAAGATGATGATGAAAGT cttcttgGACATTTAATGATTGTTGGCAAGAAATGTGCTGCTGATCTGGGCCTGAAGAAGGGTTATCGAATGGTGGTGAATGAAGGTTCAGATGGGGGACAGTCTGTCTATCACGTTCATCTCCATGTTCTTGGAGGTCGGCAGATGAATTGGCCTCCTGGCTAA
- the LYRM7 gene encoding complex III assembly factor LYRM7 isoform X2, which yields MGQAAKVLQLFKTLHRTRQQVFKNDTRALEAARIKINEEFKSNKSETSPKKIEELIKIGSDVELLLRTSVVQGIHTDHNTLKLVPRKELLIENVPYCDAPTQKK from the exons ATGGGTCAGGCGGCCAAG gttTTACAGCTCTTTAAAACATTACACAGGACCAGacaacaggtttttaaaaatgataccagAGCATTAGAAG cagccagaataaagataaatgaagaattcaaaagtaataaaagtgaAACTTCTcccaagaaaatagaagag CTAATAAAAATAGGTTCCGACGTTGAATTGTTACTCAGAACATCCGTTGTACAAGGTATTCATACAGACCACAATACACTga aatTGGTCCCTAGGAAAGAACTCCTTATAGAAAATGTGCCATACTGTGATGCACCAACTCAGAAAAAATGA
- the LYRM7 gene encoding complex III assembly factor LYRM7 isoform X1, with protein MGLGSFTEDVNVAPVEPGDQLRKGRRGFVLVRREGNTSASSLFFWGAKVLQLFKTLHRTRQQVFKNDTRALEAARIKINEEFKSNKSETSPKKIEELIKIGSDVELLLRTSVVQGIHTDHNTLKLVPRKELLIENVPYCDAPTQKK; from the exons ATGGGTTTAGGATCCTTCACGGAGGATGTGAACGTTGCCCCTGTGGAGCCCGGTGACCAACTCCGAAAGGGCCGTCGAGGTTTTGTGCTGGTGCGGAGGGAGGGCAACACCAgtgcttcttccctctttttctggggTGCCAAA gttTTACAGCTCTTTAAAACATTACACAGGACCAGacaacaggtttttaaaaatgataccagAGCATTAGAAG cagccagaataaagataaatgaagaattcaaaagtaataaaagtgaAACTTCTcccaagaaaatagaagag CTAATAAAAATAGGTTCCGACGTTGAATTGTTACTCAGAACATCCGTTGTACAAGGTATTCATACAGACCACAATACACTga aatTGGTCCCTAGGAAAGAACTCCTTATAGAAAATGTGCCATACTGTGATGCACCAACTCAGAAAAAATGA